CGATGCCGAAATGCTGTTGAATGGAGGCGAAAATCTTGTCGCGGCGGGCGCGGGCTTTTTCAATGTCACGGGTTTTCAGCGAGAATCTCAGGCGTTCCGCCGTGGAGTCCGGCTTGTGAACCGTGACGTGGCACCACCACACCCCCCTGTTGTTCCACAGGTGGTGGTTGGGGTTGTCATCATTAATTCTAAGAGCGATTTTGGTTTGGGCTTTCATCTGTGTGATCTTTTCCAGTAGAGGACGTATTGTTTACGTCCGTTGGCATATTAATGTTTCAATAAAACCTTCAACTTGGAGGCGCCTCACTTAAGCAGATGATCCCTTGTCTTTTTGGACATCTTTTTCTGCCAGTTGCTCACCTCGTTGAAGCCTTAGAGTTCAAGTGGTGAAACAACGTTCAAAAAAAAGAATCTTTTTTACAGGAGACCTACCTTTTTAAGAGTGTTGTAAGCACCGTTCTTGTTGATCGTACGCAGGGCCTTGGCGGAAATCTTCATTTTCACGAATTGACCGAGTTCAGGAACCCAGATGCGCTTCTCCTGAAGGTTGGGGAAAACGGTACGATTGACAGTCTTAGTGACGTGACGACCAATACCGCCCTTTTTCTTGGCAAGACCGGAGCGATGGATACGACGACCTTTGTGAGGCATGGTACCTCTGATGATGCAAATTCGGGACATGGCAATCGAAGTTATTTGTTAATGCGAGAGAGAGAATCTAGCGTATTTTTGCCTAAGGTCAAGAACAACCGGACGAAAGCCCTGGAATTTATCCCGGACTGTGCGGAAGTATGCCTCTTCTTGCGTGAACTCCGGTTTTTTCTCCCATGATGAAGAGGGGCTGCAAAGGCGGCTGAGCTGAAAGCGGGGAGGGGCTGAGCCGGGAAGATAAACGGCATCGCGGATAAAAAGGGGAATGAGGCGTTTTTCCGTATTTTTCCCGCTCCGCTGTGGGAACAGGGGCAGACCGGATAGCCGGGTCGGATGAAGTCCTTTCACCGCAGGAAAAGTGCGGGACGCGGTAAAGATTACGCCCTGGGGTTTTCCCATGGCAATGGTATTATGGCTGACTGCTTCCGGGTAAAACGTATCCGGCGCTTGCACGGAGGGGCGTTCCATGAGAAAGTGAAAGCATGAGTGAGAATCATTATGCAGAGTTTTCCGAATGCAGCATGAAGCCCCAGGAGGTGCTGGAATACGTTTCCGGCTCCATTCCTGTTCCGGAGGAGGGAGAAGTTCTGGTCCGGATGAAGGCTGCCCCGATCAATCCGGCGGACATCAATTTTGTACAGGGAGTTTATGGTCTGAAGCCCGTACTGCCGCACTCCCGCGCCGGCCTGGAAGGCTGTGGCGTGGTGCAGGAGTCTCGCGCAGAGGGATTCCGTGAAGGAGATGAAGTGATTCTCCTGCGCGGCGTGGGTTCCTGGAGCGAGTATGTGGCGGTTCCCTCCGTGAATGTGATGAAACTTCCGGTGAAGGTGGATCCCGTCCAGGCGGCCATGCTGAAGGTGAATCCCCTGACCGCCCTGCGCATGCTGGAAGGGTTCGTTTCCCTGGAGCCGGGGGATTGGCTGGTGCAGAATGCCGCCAATTCCGGAGTGGGAAGGTGCATTATTCAACTGGCCCGTGAAATGGGCGTGAAGACAGTGAATTTTGTGAGAAGGCCGGATGAACTGAGGGATGAACTGACTGCGCTGGGCGCCGATCTGGTGGTGGGAGAGGATGACGGGGATGTGGTAAAGAATACGCTGGCCCGTCTGGATGGAAAGAGGCCTGTGCTGGCTTCCAACGCCGTGGGCGGAGAAAGCGCCCTGCGCCTGATGGATATGCTGGCTCCCGGCGGGAGCATGGTGACGTACGGGGCCATGAGCCGGAAGAGCATCAAGGTGCCGAACGGTTTTCTGATTTTCAAAGGTATTAAACTGGAAGGGCTGTGGGTGACTCAGTGGCTTAAGAATGCCCCTGTTTCAGAGATTGAGGCCGCCTATGACAAGCTGGCGCGCCTGATGGCGGACGGCAGGTTGAAGCAGGCCGTGGACACCGTTTATCCGCTGAGCGATGTGCGGAAAGCTGTGGAGAAGGCCCAGGAGGAGTTCCGCAGCGGCAAGGTGGTGCTGAGCATGGATTGCGCCTGATGCGCGGAAAGGGGGCTTTTGCGCTTTCCCGTACTGCGGAATGCTGGAAAGATGTTTTCAGCGTTCCGTGGTTGGGGGGCGTTGGCTGGCGGCGTTTTTTTGCCGGGGGGAACGGTTTTGCTCAGGAAACGGGAAGTAGGGAGTTCCGCAGGAGCGTAGAGCCGGGAAGGACGGAGCGTGCGCGCCGTTTGGCTTCAGCCCAGCGTGGAATCAAGCCAGGTGTTGAGTATTTCCACAGCGGCTACCTGGTCGATGATGGGGCGGAAATTTTTTGCCTTTTTGCCGGCGGCGTGCAGTTTTTCCTGGGCAATGACGGTGGTGAGGCATTCATCCATGAAGATCAGGGGAATGCCGGGAAGGGCTGCGGCCAGTTCCCTGCCGAAAGCGCGCACCTTGGCCGCGGCTGTTCCTTCCGTGCCGTCCATGCGGACGGGAAGACCCAGCACCAGAGTACGTATTCCCCGTTCCTGGACGAGTTGGACAATGCGGGAAATTCCGTCCGTCTGATGCCTGTGGATGGTTTCTACGGGATGGGCCATGATGCCCACGGGGTCCGTGGCGGCAATGCCGATGCGGGCTTCTCCGTAATCGATGCCCAGAGCGGGGTGCGGACTGGTCATCTGAGTTCGTCCGGCAGCTGGTTGACGATTTTCTTGATTTCGTCCGCCTTGTTTTTATCTGCAATGAGGATGGCGTCCGCCGTTTCCACCACAATCAGGTTTTCCACGCCCAGCAGGGCCACGTGTTTGTCTCCCTTCTGGGAGAAAACAATATTGCCGGAGGCGTTCTGCACGGTGATGTCCGTGTTGGTGGTGTTTTTATTGTGGGTTTCCAGATAGTTGGCTACGGAGATCCAGGAACCTACGTCGTCCCAGTCAAAGGTGGCTTCTATGTTCAGCACTCTGTCCGCATGCTCCATGAGCGCGAAGTCTATGGAAATGGGGGTGAGCGCCGGAAATTCTTCCCGGATGGTTTCCTGCGGAACCGGAGAATCGGCAACGTGTTCCACGAAGGAGGCCAGTTCCGGGCAGTGCTTGTCCAGCTGTTCGCACACGGCGGGAATGCTCCAGACGAACATGCCGGCGTTCCAGCAGAAATTGCCCCGGCTCAGGTAGGCTGCGGCCGTGGCCGTGTCCGGTTTTTCTCGGAATTGAATGACTTCACGGCAGGAACAGCCCGGAACGGAGTGGATTTCCTCTCCGCGTTCAATGTAGCCGTAGGAGGGGCAGGGCCAGGTAGGCTTGATCCCCACAGTGACAAGCGCTTTTTCCCTGGCAGCCGTGTCCATGGCGGCTTTCATCAGGGTGCGGAAGGATTCCTGGTCCTGAATGAGCTGGTCGGAGGGGATGACGAGCATGACTCCGTGCGGGTCCGCCGCCTTGATGAGTCCGATGCCCAGGGCGATGGCGGGAGCCGTGTCCCGGCGCACGGGTTCGGAAATGATGTTGTCCACGGGAATATCGTGGGCCTGGCGGCGCACTTCCGCTTCCTGCAGATGGTTAGTCAGGATAAAGATGTTTTGCCGTGGCACCAGCCCGTCCAGCCTGTCGATGGCCTGGCGGAGGAGGGTTCCTTCCCCGAACATGTTCAGGAGCTGTTTGGGGCGGTGGTCGCGGGAGAGGGGCCAGAAACGGGTTCCGCTGCCGCCGGCCAGAATAAGAGCGTATTGGTTCATGTCTGTTTCGCAGGAATGGGGGTTAAAGAGGGTCAGAGCGCTCCGAAACGGCGCTTTCTGCGGGAGTAGTCCAGCAGGGCGGCTTCCATGTCCCGGTCGCAAAAGTCCGGCCATAACGTGTCCGTCACGTAAATTTCCGCGTAGCTGATTTGCCACAGAAGAAAGTTGGAGACGCGCATTTCTCCGGAGGTGCGGATAAGCAGGTCCGGTTCCGGCATGCCGGCGGTGTCCAGATACTCGCTGAACAGGTTTTCCGTTACGGCGTCCGGATGGAGTTCTCCGCGGGAGACTTTTTCCGCTATTTTTCTGGCGGCGGCGGCGATTTCCCCACGGCTGCCGTAGGAAATGGCCAGAACCAGATTGAGCCTGGTGTTTCCCGAAGTGGCTTCCAGACTGTCCTGAAGCAGTTTCCGGGTGCGGGCGGGAAGACGGGAAAGGTCGCCTATGGCGTGGAGGCGCACGCCTTTTTCCATCATTTGGCGAAGGCGTTTTTTCAGAAATTCGTGCAGCAGGAGCATTAACGCGTGCACTTCCGTCTTCGGGCGGTTCCAGTTTTCCGAGGAAAAGGCGTAAAGAGTGAGCCAGGGAATATTGTGGGTTATGCAGAAGTCCGCACAGCGCTCCACTGTATCCGCTCCCGCCCGGTGGCCTGCCTGCCGCGGCAGATGACGGCTGTTTGCCCAGCGGCCGTTGCCGTCCATGATGCAGGCGATGTGAGTCGGCA
This region of Akkermansia muciniphila genomic DNA includes:
- the rpmB gene encoding 50S ribosomal protein L28 gives rise to the protein MSRICIIRGTMPHKGRRIHRSGLAKKKGGIGRHVTKTVNRTVFPNLQEKRIWVPELGQFVKMKISAKALRTINKNGAYNTLKKVGLL
- a CDS encoding MDR family NADPH-dependent oxidoreductase translates to MSENHYAEFSECSMKPQEVLEYVSGSIPVPEEGEVLVRMKAAPINPADINFVQGVYGLKPVLPHSRAGLEGCGVVQESRAEGFREGDEVILLRGVGSWSEYVAVPSVNVMKLPVKVDPVQAAMLKVNPLTALRMLEGFVSLEPGDWLVQNAANSGVGRCIIQLAREMGVKTVNFVRRPDELRDELTALGADLVVGEDDGDVVKNTLARLDGKRPVLASNAVGGESALRLMDMLAPGGSMVTYGAMSRKSIKVPNGFLIFKGIKLEGLWVTQWLKNAPVSEIEAAYDKLARLMADGRLKQAVDTVYPLSDVRKAVEKAQEEFRSGKVVLSMDCA
- the ruvX gene encoding Holliday junction resolvase RuvX, whose protein sequence is MTSPHPALGIDYGEARIGIAATDPVGIMAHPVETIHRHQTDGISRIVQLVQERGIRTLVLGLPVRMDGTEGTAAAKVRAFGRELAAALPGIPLIFMDECLTTVIAQEKLHAAGKKAKNFRPIIDQVAAVEILNTWLDSTLG
- a CDS encoding mannose-1-phosphate guanylyltransferase — protein: MNQYALILAGGSGTRFWPLSRDHRPKQLLNMFGEGTLLRQAIDRLDGLVPRQNIFILTNHLQEAEVRRQAHDIPVDNIISEPVRRDTAPAIALGIGLIKAADPHGVMLVIPSDQLIQDQESFRTLMKAAMDTAAREKALVTVGIKPTWPCPSYGYIERGEEIHSVPGCSCREVIQFREKPDTATAAAYLSRGNFCWNAGMFVWSIPAVCEQLDKHCPELASFVEHVADSPVPQETIREEFPALTPISIDFALMEHADRVLNIEATFDWDDVGSWISVANYLETHNKNTTNTDITVQNASGNIVFSQKGDKHVALLGVENLIVVETADAILIADKNKADEIKKIVNQLPDELR
- a CDS encoding isoprenyl transferase is translated as MLTIPKEKLPTHIACIMDGNGRWANSRHLPRQAGHRAGADTVERCADFCITHNIPWLTLYAFSSENWNRPKTEVHALMLLLHEFLKKRLRQMMEKGVRLHAIGDLSRLPARTRKLLQDSLEATSGNTRLNLVLAISYGSRGEIAAAARKIAEKVSRGELHPDAVTENLFSEYLDTAGMPEPDLLIRTSGEMRVSNFLLWQISYAEIYVTDTLWPDFCDRDMEAALLDYSRRKRRFGAL